From Bradysia coprophila strain Holo2 chromosome IV unlocalized genomic scaffold, BU_Bcop_v1 contig_5, whole genome shotgun sequence, one genomic window encodes:
- the LOC119071912 gene encoding uncharacterized protein LOC119071912, which translates to MKSEADKVHWNSQWTVNDKTRLYNALITLQDKDCTLQTLKQKVQQKEKLAKIKSLRKQIKKNRDTLNSIKKEDMQRLKRTLQRHNVHILNEEHTFETISKKIDYKVFTETNELNRLVQEEENLSKIYETKLIDLSKVQDRIVHIDQFQLFDEVVSNRLRLDIKNCDTRTSSVRAINRLCHKVIDRLIQDFRSFDPALNALKGDIKEQNALLEAIIKLEVPANKDHQDLFMDCKTLKVKVDNDMKIRLATLNEFTSKIVTNNEAMKRLIMTDEDGKAKSKQKPGERVGFTVEEENILLEEMSKVKPEPEALEGEEDQLNPAERAKRHNEMVIAQLKADLEVEMAHKSLIESDLKFAEKILIKIQSSFKHFKQVLRQVGEDYEDQVDLESSSGETDFLVSIVLHRCKVMMAIYNETRSKKKTPTNKMILFPADAEEPSHNEMQINKDPDIMDDPSVPTRDRIKALSAKLVELNVQEDL; encoded by the exons ATGAAATCAGAAGCCGATAAAGTTCATTGGAATAGTCAATGGACTGTGAATGATAAAACCCGTCTATATAATGCTTTGATAACTCTTCAAG ATAAAGACTGTACTCTGCAAACGTTGAAACAGAAAGTTCAGCAAAAGGAAAAACTTGCGAAAATTAAAAGTCTGcggaaacaaattaaaaaaaatcgcgacacattgaattcaattaaaaaggAGGATATGCAGCGGTTGAAAAGGACTCTTCAACGGCACAACGTGCATATTCTAAATGAGGAGCATACATTCGAAACCATTTCGAAGAAAATCGATTACAAAGTCTTTACAGAGACTAATGAACTGAATCGATTAGTACAGGAGGAGGAAAACTTGTCGAAAATCTACGAAACGAAATTG ATCGATTTATCGAAAGTTCAAGACAGAATCGTGCACATCGATCAGTTTCAGTTGTTTGATGAGGTTGTCTCGAATAGGTTGCGATTGGACATAAAAAACTGTGATACGAGAACCAGTTCAGTTAGAGCAATTAACCGATTGTGCCACAAAGTTATCGACAGACTTATTCAA GATTTCCGTTCTTTTGATCCAGCATTAAATGCATTGAAGGGCGACATCAAAGAACAAAACGCGCTACTTGAAGCGATTATAAAATTGGAAGTACCAGCCAATAAAGATCATCAGGATTTGTTTATGGATTGTAAG aCACTCAAAGTTAAAGTGGACAATGATATGAAGATTAGATTAGCGACATTGAACGAATTTACGAGTAAGATTGTAACCAACAACGAAGCAATGAAGAGACTTATTATGACCGAT GAAGATGGAAAGGCAAAATCAAAGCAAAAGCCTGGTGAAAGGGTAGGTTTTACcgttgaagaagaaaatattctcCTAGAAGAAATGAG TAAAGTAAAACCTGAACCTGAAGCTTTAGAAGGAGAAGAAGATCAACTAAATCCAGCTGAACGAGCTAAAAGACA TAACGAAATGGTAATTGCTCAACTAAAGGCCGATCTTGAGGTGGAGATGGCTCATAAAAGTCTAATCGAAAGTGATCTAAAATTTGCTGAGAAGATACTAATCAAGATACAGTCgtcgttcaaacatttcaaGCAAGTTCTTCGACAAGTTGGTGAAGACTACGAAGATCAAGTGGACCTCGAGTCATCATCAGGCGAAA CTGATTTTCTCGTCAGCATTGTGTTGCATCGGTGCAAAGTGATGATGGCTATTTACAATGAAACAcgttcaaagaaaaaaactcCGACTAACAAAATGATTCTATTTCCTGCTGATGCGGAAGAACCATCTCACAATGAAATGCAGATAAATAAGGACCCAG ATATTATGGACGATCCCAGTGTACCCACACGAGACAGAATAAAGGCTCTTAGTGCGAAATTGGTTGAATTAAATGTGCAGGAAGATCTGTAG